One Salmo trutta chromosome 12, fSalTru1.1, whole genome shotgun sequence genomic region harbors:
- the LOC115204526 gene encoding 40S ribosomal protein S14, with amino-acid sequence MAPRKGKEKKEEQVIALGPQVAEGENVFGVCHIFASFNDTFVHVTDLSGKETICRVTGGMKVKADRDESSPYAAMLAAQDVAQRCKELGITALHIKLRATGGNRTKTPGPGAQSALRALARSGMKIGRIEDVTPIPSDSTRRKGGRRGRRL; translated from the exons ATGGCACCACGCAAGGGTAAGGAAAAGAAAGAAGAACAGGTCATCGCCCTGGGACCTCAGGTTGCCGAAGGCGAGAATGTCTTTGGAGTCTGCCACATCTTTGCATCCTTCAATGACACCTTCGTTCATGTCACGGACCTCTCTGGCAA GGAAACTATCTGCCGTGTGACTGGTGGTATGAAGGTAAAGGCCGACAGAGACGAATCCTCCCCCTACGCTGCCATGTTGGCCGCCCAGGATGTGGCACAGAGATGCAAGGAGCTGGGAATCACTGCCCTGCATATTAAGCTGAGGGCCACTGGCGGTAACAG AACCAAGACCCCTGGACCAGGAGCACAGTCTGCTCTCCGTGCCCTGGCTCGTTCTGGCATGAAAATCGGACGCATCG AGGATGTCACCCCTATTCCATCAGACAGCACCCGAAGAAAGGGAGGTCGTCGTGGGCGTCGTCTGTAA
- the LOC115204525 gene encoding SLC35A4 upstream open reading frame protein-like isoform X3, whose product MPIHVDPLRPLKDLAELKDQLEDIQRRVEKEVQAGIPQGGSVLASPFLKGFLAGYIVSRLRSSAVLGVILGTCTGIFAAQNFGVPNIEQTLKDFFNTLKGPGK is encoded by the exons atgcccatccatgtg GACCCCTTGAGACCACTGAAGGACCTGGCAGAGCTCAAGGACCAGCTAGAGGACATTCAGCGGCGTGTGGAGAAGGAAGTACAGGCTGGGATCCCACAG GGTGGCAGTGTGCTGGCCTCTCCTTTCCTTAAGGGCTTCTTGGCAGGATATATTGTGTCTAGGCTGCGATCCTCTGCGGTTTTGGGCGTGATCCTTGGGACTTGCACAGGTATCTTTGCAGCTCAAAATTTTGGCGTGCCCAACATCGAGCAAACCCTGAAAGACTTTTTCAACACTCTAAAAGGACCCGGCAAATAG
- the LOC115204525 gene encoding SLC35A4 upstream open reading frame protein-like isoform X1 — translation MRGFMLLQDPLRPLKDLAELKDQLEDIQRRVEKEVQAGIPQGGSVLASPFLKGFLAGYIVSRLRSSAVLGVILGTCTGIFAAQNFGVPNIEQTLKDFFNTLKGPGK, via the exons ATGAGAGGTTTTATGTTGTTGCAG GACCCCTTGAGACCACTGAAGGACCTGGCAGAGCTCAAGGACCAGCTAGAGGACATTCAGCGGCGTGTGGAGAAGGAAGTACAGGCTGGGATCCCACAG GGTGGCAGTGTGCTGGCCTCTCCTTTCCTTAAGGGCTTCTTGGCAGGATATATTGTGTCTAGGCTGCGATCCTCTGCGGTTTTGGGCGTGATCCTTGGGACTTGCACAGGTATCTTTGCAGCTCAAAATTTTGGCGTGCCCAACATCGAGCAAACCCTGAAAGACTTTTTCAACACTCTAAAAGGACCCGGCAAATAG
- the LOC115204525 gene encoding SLC35A4 upstream open reading frame protein-like isoform X2, producing the protein MADDKDPLRPLKDLAELKDQLEDIQRRVEKEVQAGIPQGGSVLASPFLKGFLAGYIVSRLRSSAVLGVILGTCTGIFAAQNFGVPNIEQTLKDFFNTLKGPGK; encoded by the exons ATGGCGGACGACAAG GACCCCTTGAGACCACTGAAGGACCTGGCAGAGCTCAAGGACCAGCTAGAGGACATTCAGCGGCGTGTGGAGAAGGAAGTACAGGCTGGGATCCCACAG GGTGGCAGTGTGCTGGCCTCTCCTTTCCTTAAGGGCTTCTTGGCAGGATATATTGTGTCTAGGCTGCGATCCTCTGCGGTTTTGGGCGTGATCCTTGGGACTTGCACAGGTATCTTTGCAGCTCAAAATTTTGGCGTGCCCAACATCGAGCAAACCCTGAAAGACTTTTTCAACACTCTAAAAGGACCCGGCAAATAG